CCGTTCGGACAGCGGGTAAAGTCACTTACCCCAATCAGTTTTTGTGAATGGTAACTGAAAGAGCAGTGGTCGGTGGCAATGGTATCTATATCGCCGTCTGCCAGCCCCTGCCAGAGTTTGTCACACTCTTCCTTGTTTCTCAGCGGCGGGCTCAGCACATATTTTACTGCATCATCTCTCTCGTAGGCACTCTCGTCCAGCAACAGGTACTGAGGGCAGGTCTCTACCCATAGCGGCTTATTCTCTTTCCGCGCCAGCTTGCAGTATTCCAGCCCTAAGCCATTAGAAAGGTGAACAATATAGAGGGGAGCATTGTCTGCCAGCGTAGCCAGATTGATCATTCTGGAAATGGCTTCTGCCTCGCACTCAAGAGGGCGGCTGACTGCATGATATCTGGCCGAGGTTTTACCCTGCTTTATCAGCTCTTCACGGCGCAATGCGATGGCTGCATCGTTTTCCGGATGAACCGTGGTTAACGCGTTGCAGCGGTTTAGCTGAGTCAAGGCCTGAAGGATCGCCCTGTCATCCAGCTTATAGTTGTAGGTCATATAGAGCTTAAAGCTGGTGATACCTTCGTCCACCATGGAAGGAATCTCCGCCAGAATCTCATCATCGATATGCTGAATAACGCCATGGAAGCTGTAGTCAATTACCGCGCTTTTTTCCGCATGCTCTTTATAGACAGCCAACTGATGATGCAGGTTACAGCCTTTCGGCCCGAAGCCCATATGATCGACAATGGTTGTAGTACCGCCGCAAACGGCTGAACGGGTTCCGGTATAAAAATCGTCACAGCTGCGGGCAATACCAACATCGATATTAAAGTGGGTATGAACATCGATTCCGCCCGGCATAATCAGGAAACCATGAGCTTCAATGACTCTGGTGTGCCCGTCCGGCTCAATCTGTTCTGCTATCTGGCAGATTTTGCCTTCCTTAATCAGGATATCAGCCACTTGCGTCTGTTTATGGTCAACAAGGGTGCCCTGACGAATCAGCAGTGAACTGGCGACTTGAGTATCTGATGGAGGGATCTGAATCATGGTCTCTGTCCTGTACCGTACGGGATTAACTAAAACGTGAAACGTTCAGCCAGCAAAGCCGCTGAGGGAAGCCGCTCTGATGACTGAACGCAGTGGATTGAAGCTATACCCAAGCACTTAGACGTTACTTGGGTATGGTTATTACTTCAGTTTTTCCAGATAGACGCCCGGAATAACCGCATACATAGCAGCACATGTCACCAGATGGTCTTTCCATGTCTTCTCATTCGGCGCGTGTGCTTCAGGCTCTTTACCCGGACCGAAGCCGATTACCGGAATACCGTAGCGACCCATAATAGATACACCGTTGGTAGAGAAGGTCCACTTGTCGACATTTGGAGCTTTATCAAACAGCAGCTGATAAGACGATTCCAGAGTCTTAGTAGCGATATGCTCTTCTTCGATCTTCCATGCCGGGAAGTAACATTCCGTCGGATAAACAAGGCCGGTGTAAGCTGGTCTGTCGTAGTTATACATTGAAACCTTAGCACCAAACTTCTTAACGCTTTCCAGTTGGGCAATCTCTTCGATGGCACCTTCCCATGTTTCGCCCCATGTCAGACGACGGTCGATAGAGATAGCGCAGCTGTCAGCGACGGCGCAGCGGCTAGGTGAAGTGAAGAAGACTTCAGATACCGTTAGTGTGCCCTTACCAAGGAATGGGTCATCACCAAGGTTACCAGCAAGTTGCTCGATTTCGCTCAGGATATGACCCATCTTAAAGATAGCGTTATCACCACGCTCAGGAGCAGAACCGTGACAGCTCACACCGCTTACATCGACACGAATTTCCATACGGCCACGCTGACCACGGTAGATCTGGCAATCGGTAGGCTCTGTAGAAACCACAAACTCAGGGCGAATCTTGCTCTCTTCGATGATGTACTGCCAGCACAGTCCGTCACAGTCTTCTTCCTGTACCGTACCGGTTACCAGCAGGGTGTACTCATCTTCAAGGCCAAGGTCTTTGATGATCTTACCGGCATAAACCATAGAAGCCATACCGCCTTCCTGATC
This is a stretch of genomic DNA from Vibrio sp. SCSIO 43137. It encodes these proteins:
- a CDS encoding YgeY family selenium metabolism-linked hydrolase; translation: MKIPFAQVLEKANEYKADMSRFLRDMIAIPSESCDEEKVVLRIKEEMEKVGFDKVEIDPMGNVLGWIGHGPHLIAMDAHIDTVGVGNMDNWHFDPYEGMEDDEIIGGRGASDQEGGMASMVYAGKIIKDLGLEDEYTLLVTGTVQEEDCDGLCWQYIIEESKIRPEFVVSTEPTDCQIYRGQRGRMEIRVDVSGVSCHGSAPERGDNAIFKMGHILSEIEQLAGNLGDDPFLGKGTLTVSEVFFTSPSRCAVADSCAISIDRRLTWGETWEGAIEEIAQLESVKKFGAKVSMYNYDRPAYTGLVYPTECYFPAWKIEEEHIATKTLESSYQLLFDKAPNVDKWTFSTNGVSIMGRYGIPVIGFGPGKEPEAHAPNEKTWKDHLVTCAAMYAVIPGVYLEKLK
- the hydA gene encoding dihydropyrimidinase; the protein is MIQIPPSDTQVASSLLIRQGTLVDHKQTQVADILIKEGKICQIAEQIEPDGHTRVIEAHGFLIMPGGIDVHTHFNIDVGIARSCDDFYTGTRSAVCGGTTTIVDHMGFGPKGCNLHHQLAVYKEHAEKSAVIDYSFHGVIQHIDDEILAEIPSMVDEGITSFKLYMTYNYKLDDRAILQALTQLNRCNALTTVHPENDAAIALRREELIKQGKTSARYHAVSRPLECEAEAISRMINLATLADNAPLYIVHLSNGLGLEYCKLARKENKPLWVETCPQYLLLDESAYERDDAVKYVLSPPLRNKEECDKLWQGLADGDIDTIATDHCSFSYHSQKLIGVSDFTRCPNGIPGVETRMPLIFSEGVSKQRISLNQFVYLTSYKPAKLFGLYPQKGCLNIGSDADLVVFAPRRKVSVQHEQLHDNCDYTPYEGIEVEGWPVMTMSRGEIVAENGVFKGEAGRGNFIRRARFDQSEIEQE